Proteins co-encoded in one Flavobacterium sp. M31R6 genomic window:
- a CDS encoding RNA polymerase sigma factor → MTQDELLVLIHQKDEKAFTYLYDMYSKSLFSVINVLVKNREEAEDVLQEVFVKIWKNIDSYNESKGRFYTWILNIARNTSIDKLRSKNFNDSQKNLSSDNFVHLLDDSNKLVNKIDTIGIQEFVKKLKPKCIQIIDLLFFKGYTQQEASEELAIPLGTVKTQNRNCINDLRLYLKL, encoded by the coding sequence ATGACTCAAGATGAATTGTTAGTTTTAATTCACCAGAAAGATGAAAAAGCATTTACCTATCTCTATGATATGTACTCCAAAAGTCTATTTTCGGTAATTAACGTGTTGGTAAAAAATAGAGAAGAAGCTGAAGATGTACTCCAAGAAGTTTTTGTCAAAATATGGAAAAATATCGATTCCTATAACGAAAGTAAAGGGAGGTTCTATACTTGGATTCTCAATATCGCCCGAAACACATCAATAGATAAATTGAGATCCAAAAATTTTAATGACAGTCAAAAAAACCTTTCTTCTGATAATTTCGTACATCTATTAGACGACAGCAATAAACTGGTCAATAAAATTGATACAATTGGGATTCAGGAATTTGTCAAAAAGCTAAAACCAAAATGTATTCAAATTATAGATTTACTTTTTTTTAAAGGATACACCCAACAGGAAGCTTCAGAGGAATTGGCCATTCCCCTTGGAACTGTCAAAACACAAAATAGAAATTGTATTAACGATTTAAGACTTTATTTGAAATTATAA
- a CDS encoding anti-sigma factor domain-containing protein, with the protein MDTKEYIESGILELYVYGLLSEAENLEVSTMAKNHPEVNDEIIAIEKGIVALSSSFSPFHSVSNFEKIKAKLELKHSGVIQMKPRNWSTYMGWAAAIVLLIGIGYQYQKLGQTNNQIVSIGNEKEKLAKELNLLDQKNKAAETSLAVIRDQKNTVVALSGQAVNPKSFAKVYWNKETKIVYVDAAGLPEPPKGMVYQVWALKMNPLTPTSIGLLENFDSNNQKIFAVENADYAEAFGITLEPAGGSLSPTMDQLYTLGKV; encoded by the coding sequence ATGGATACAAAAGAATATATAGAATCAGGCATTTTAGAACTTTATGTGTACGGTTTACTCAGTGAAGCCGAAAACTTAGAAGTCAGTACTATGGCTAAAAATCATCCTGAAGTAAACGATGAAATCATTGCTATTGAAAAAGGAATTGTTGCATTATCGTCAAGCTTTTCTCCTTTCCATTCGGTTTCCAATTTTGAAAAGATAAAAGCCAAACTCGAACTGAAACATTCGGGTGTTATCCAAATGAAACCAAGAAATTGGTCCACATATATGGGCTGGGCAGCTGCAATAGTATTATTGATTGGAATTGGTTATCAATACCAAAAACTGGGACAAACTAACAACCAAATTGTATCTATTGGTAATGAAAAAGAGAAACTAGCTAAAGAATTAAACCTTTTAGATCAAAAAAATAAAGCAGCCGAAACTAGTCTGGCAGTAATTAGAGATCAAAAAAATACGGTAGTGGCCCTTAGCGGACAGGCAGTAAATCCTAAGTCATTTGCGAAAGTTTATTGGAATAAAGAAACCAAAATTGTTTATGTGGATGCCGCAGGATTACCTGAACCACCAAAAGGAATGGTTTATCAAGTTTGGGCTTTAAAAATGAATCCTTTAACTCCGACAAGTATTGGGCTATTAGAGAATTTCGATAGTAATAATCAAAAAATATTTGCAGTTGAAAATGCAGACTACGCAGAAGCTTTTGGTATTACATTAGAACCCGCCGGAGGAAGCTTAAGTCCAACAATGGATCAATTATATACTTTAGGAAAAGTGTAA
- the ccsA gene encoding cytochrome c biogenesis protein CcsA, which translates to MDKKLFSVLFSTRLMALLFLTFAIAMGTGTFIESKYNTDTARILVYNTWWFEAIMGFFMINFIGNIKRYQLLKKEKWATLILHLAFIFIIAGAFITRYISFEGMMPIREGAAENQFYSDKTFLTLFVDGEYKGEMKRRVFEKPLLLSPVTDNDFKMTGDFAGNPFEVHYKNFIMGAKEYVKPDPKGSLYFKLVEAGAGGREEHFLKSGEVQNIHNVLFALNKFTEGAININTTGESYTIQMPFEGDFMRMADKLQGKVVKDVVQPLMMRSLYSIGDIRFVFPEPAVTGVIDYESKNDFKEKNHEDALIVRLSANGKEEIVTLIGSKGKTGDSKTVKIGANEYTFFYGSKAYVLPFKIKLNDFIAQKYPGTEKSYSSFESQVTVQDSTKPFDARIYMNHVLDHEGYRFFQSSFDPDEKGTVLSVNHDYWGTTITYLGYFLLFFSMMAIMFTKHSRFADLKRKLDVVKDKKAKLITILVLFMSLTGFAQEHNHDHSNEKAGDSHAENTGHVRIKPTQKQLDSVLTAYTVTPEHAAKFGRLIIQDAGGRMKPINTFSSELLRKVSHSDTYNGMNSDQVFLSMTQSAQLWIEIPLIYIKSGNDSIRKIIGIDSKDKYAPFISFFDEKGNYKLSPYLDAAYKAGNPNQFEKDFVETDKKVNLMESALSGSILRIFPIPNDPGNKWISYLELEHAGLKGMDSTYTKSILPLYFGTLSHAIESKNYKTADDLLESINGFQKKFGSKVRPSDDKINLEIAYNKYDLLQKLPYAYLFGAILMLFFTILKIFKESKVLNVLVNSMHIFIAVLFVLHTITLCARWYISGHAPWSNAYEAIVYVAWATMFFGLAFDIKSKLTVASAAFVTAMILTAAYANWIDPEIANLQPVLNSYWLMIHVAVIVASYGPFALGMILGFVSLLLIFFTNEKNKTKMDLNIKEITYINEMSLTIGLIMLTIGNFLGGQWANESWGRYWGWDPKETWALISIMVYAFVIHARFVPSLRGKWTFNLMSMFAFISILFTYYGVNFHLVGLHSYASGEAHSLSWIWYSLGTISLIGAITYPKYRKFYKK; encoded by the coding sequence ATGGATAAAAAATTATTCTCTGTCCTATTTTCTACCCGATTGATGGCTTTATTATTCTTGACTTTTGCAATTGCAATGGGAACAGGAACTTTTATCGAAAGCAAATACAATACCGATACAGCTCGAATTTTAGTTTATAATACCTGGTGGTTCGAAGCTATCATGGGATTTTTCATGATTAACTTCATTGGAAATATCAAGCGCTATCAGTTGCTTAAAAAAGAGAAATGGGCGACTTTAATTCTGCATTTGGCTTTTATATTTATCATAGCGGGTGCTTTTATTACGCGTTACATCAGTTTTGAAGGAATGATGCCGATTCGCGAAGGCGCTGCAGAGAATCAGTTTTATTCGGATAAAACATTTCTGACTCTTTTTGTTGATGGAGAATACAAAGGGGAAATGAAGCGTAGGGTTTTTGAGAAGCCTCTTTTATTGTCACCAGTTACCGACAATGATTTTAAGATGACGGGTGATTTTGCAGGAAATCCGTTTGAGGTGCACTATAAAAATTTTATTATGGGTGCCAAAGAATACGTTAAGCCCGATCCAAAAGGCAGCTTATACTTTAAATTGGTCGAAGCTGGAGCCGGAGGCCGTGAAGAACATTTCTTGAAATCGGGCGAAGTGCAAAACATTCACAATGTACTTTTTGCCTTGAATAAATTTACTGAGGGAGCAATCAATATCAATACCACAGGAGAAAGTTACACGATTCAAATGCCTTTTGAAGGAGATTTTATGCGAATGGCTGACAAACTACAAGGAAAAGTGGTGAAAGATGTTGTGCAGCCTTTGATGATGCGTTCATTGTATAGCATTGGAGATATTCGTTTTGTTTTTCCAGAGCCTGCAGTTACGGGAGTAATTGACTATGAATCCAAAAATGATTTTAAAGAAAAGAATCATGAGGATGCTCTTATAGTTAGGCTTTCTGCCAATGGAAAAGAGGAAATAGTGACGTTAATTGGTTCCAAAGGGAAAACTGGGGATTCTAAAACAGTTAAAATTGGGGCGAATGAATATACGTTTTTCTATGGAAGCAAAGCTTATGTCTTGCCATTTAAGATTAAACTAAATGATTTTATTGCTCAAAAATATCCAGGAACTGAGAAAAGCTATTCTTCTTTTGAAAGCCAAGTTACTGTTCAGGATTCGACAAAACCGTTTGATGCCAGAATTTACATGAATCATGTATTGGATCATGAGGGTTATCGCTTTTTTCAATCTTCATTTGATCCAGACGAAAAAGGAACAGTATTATCTGTAAATCACGATTATTGGGGAACAACAATTACTTATTTAGGATACTTTTTACTGTTTTTTAGTATGATGGCTATTATGTTTACCAAGCATTCCCGTTTTGCCGATTTGAAAAGAAAATTAGATGTTGTGAAAGATAAAAAAGCAAAATTAATCACGATTTTGGTATTGTTTATGAGCCTAACCGGTTTTGCACAAGAACATAATCATGATCATTCAAATGAAAAGGCAGGAGATTCACATGCTGAAAACACGGGGCACGTTAGGATAAAACCAACGCAAAAACAATTGGATTCGGTATTGACAGCTTATACCGTTACGCCGGAACATGCAGCAAAGTTTGGTAGATTGATTATTCAGGATGCCGGCGGTAGAATGAAACCAATCAATACTTTCTCATCTGAATTGTTACGAAAAGTAAGCCATTCCGATACTTATAACGGAATGAATTCGGATCAGGTATTTTTGTCAATGACACAAAGTGCACAATTGTGGATTGAAATTCCGCTTATCTATATTAAATCCGGAAACGACAGTATCCGTAAGATTATCGGAATTGATTCCAAAGATAAATACGCGCCTTTTATTTCTTTCTTTGACGAAAAGGGGAATTATAAATTATCGCCATATCTTGATGCGGCCTACAAAGCCGGGAATCCAAATCAGTTTGAGAAAGATTTTGTTGAAACGGATAAGAAAGTAAACTTGATGGAATCTGCCTTGAGCGGAAGCATCTTGAGAATTTTTCCAATACCAAATGATCCAGGCAATAAATGGATTTCGTATTTAGAATTGGAACATGCTGGTTTGAAAGGAATGGATTCTACGTACACTAAAAGTATATTGCCACTTTATTTTGGAACCTTAAGTCATGCCATCGAATCCAAAAATTATAAAACTGCAGATGATTTACTGGAAAGCATCAACGGTTTTCAAAAGAAATTTGGAAGTAAAGTAAGGCCAAGTGACGATAAAATTAATCTTGAAATCGCATATAACAAGTACGATTTGCTTCAAAAGTTGCCTTACGCTTACTTATTTGGGGCAATATTGATGCTGTTCTTTACTATTCTTAAAATCTTTAAGGAGTCCAAAGTTTTGAATGTTTTAGTGAATTCAATGCATATTTTTATTGCGGTGCTTTTCGTATTGCATACCATTACATTGTGTGCTCGCTGGTATATTTCGGGACATGCACCTTGGAGTAATGCTTACGAAGCTATTGTATATGTGGCTTGGGCAACAATGTTCTTTGGATTGGCTTTTGATATTAAATCGAAATTGACTGTGGCTTCGGCGGCGTTTGTAACTGCAATGATACTTACGGCAGCTTATGCAAACTGGATTGATCCAGAAATTGCAAACTTGCAGCCTGTTCTTAATTCGTATTGGTTAATGATTCACGTTGCAGTTATTGTTGCAAGTTATGGACCATTTGCTTTGGGAATGATACTTGGTTTTGTGTCACTTCTTTTAATCTTTTTTACGAATGAAAAGAACAAAACGAAAATGGATTTGAATATTAAAGAAATCACGTACATCAACGAAATGTCACTGACAATAGGTCTGATTATGTTAACCATTGGAAACTTCCTTGGGGGACAATGGGCCAATGAAAGTTGGGGACGTTACTGGGGTTGGGATCCAAAAGAAACTTGGGCATTAATCAGTATTATGGTATATGCATTTGTGATTCATGCTCGATTTGTACCTTCTTTAAGAGGTAAATGGACTTTCAATTTAATGAGTATGTTTGCTTTTATATCTATTTTGTTTACTTATTATGGGGTAAACTTCCATTTGGTGGGATTACATTCCTATGCAAGCGGTGAAGCCCATTCATTGAGTTGGATTTGGTATTCTTTAGGCACAATATCTTTAATCGGAGCTATTACATATCCAAAATACAGAAAGTTTTATAAGAAGTAA
- a CDS encoding Rossmann-like and DUF2520 domain-containing protein has protein sequence MIKITIIGSGNVAQHLIDAFAKNNVVEIIQVFSRTQKDISPNLDSNKITNDWNALVEADLYIIAVSDDAIASVSSQLPFENRLVVHTSGSAPLTSLNDKNRKGVFYPLQTFTKGKAIDFKTIPFCLETQFENDYILLEKVAKSISDNVYKIDSHQRKALHVAAVFVNNFTNYLYQLGNDICQENHVPFDILKPLILETAEKLLTLSPKDAQTGPAKRNDISTIEAHESFLSNENQSTIYKILTQSIQNHGKKL, from the coding sequence ATGATTAAAATAACGATTATCGGTTCCGGAAATGTAGCGCAACACCTGATTGACGCTTTCGCAAAAAACAATGTGGTCGAAATCATTCAGGTTTTTTCAAGAACTCAAAAAGATATTAGTCCCAATCTCGATTCCAATAAAATTACCAATGATTGGAATGCTTTGGTGGAAGCCGATTTGTACATCATTGCCGTTTCTGATGATGCGATTGCCAGCGTTTCATCTCAATTGCCTTTTGAAAATCGCTTGGTCGTCCATACATCGGGAAGCGCACCTTTGACATCGCTAAATGACAAGAATCGAAAAGGCGTTTTTTATCCGTTACAGACTTTCACCAAAGGGAAAGCAATTGATTTTAAAACTATCCCTTTTTGCTTGGAAACACAGTTTGAAAACGATTATATACTATTGGAAAAAGTAGCGAAATCCATTTCTGATAATGTTTATAAAATCGATTCCCACCAACGAAAAGCGTTGCATGTGGCCGCTGTTTTTGTCAACAACTTCACTAATTATTTGTATCAATTAGGGAACGATATTTGCCAAGAGAATCATGTTCCTTTCGATATCTTGAAACCATTGATTCTGGAAACTGCCGAGAAACTCTTGACGCTTTCGCCAAAAGATGCCCAAACTGGTCCAGCCAAACGCAATGATATTTCGACAATTGAAGCACATGAATCTTTTTTGTCAAATGAAAATCAATCCACTATTTATAAAATATTAACCCAATCTATACAAAATCATGGCAAAAAGCTATAA
- a CDS encoding HAD family hydrolase, producing the protein MAKSYKEIMNDITTFVFDVDGVLTDGSVFVTNEGEMLRTMSIRDGYAMKAAIESGYHVCIISGGSNEGVRVRLRNLGITDIHLGTPDKVKTFKEYTDVYGINPEQVLYMGDDIPDYHVMKLVGLPTCPQDASPEIKAVSSYISHIKGGKGAARDVIEQVMKVQGKWMAYFDGKLD; encoded by the coding sequence ATGGCAAAAAGCTATAAAGAAATAATGAATGATATTACTACGTTTGTATTTGACGTAGATGGCGTACTAACGGACGGTTCTGTTTTTGTTACCAATGAAGGAGAGATGCTTAGAACGATGAGCATCCGCGACGGTTATGCCATGAAAGCAGCTATAGAAAGTGGTTACCATGTTTGCATTATTTCGGGCGGAAGTAACGAAGGTGTTCGCGTGAGACTTCGCAATTTAGGAATTACCGATATCCATTTGGGTACTCCAGATAAAGTGAAAACGTTCAAAGAATATACTGATGTTTATGGAATCAATCCGGAACAAGTTTTATACATGGGTGACGATATCCCCGATTATCACGTAATGAAATTGGTAGGATTGCCTACTTGCCCACAAGACGCAAGTCCCGAAATCAAAGCTGTTTCGAGCTATATTTCTCACATAAAAGGAGGAAAAGGTGCCGCTCGTGATGTGATTGAACAAGTGATGAAAGTGCAAGGAAAATGGATGGCTTATTTTGACGGGAAACTTGATTAA
- a CDS encoding geranylgeranylglycerol-phosphate geranylgeranyltransferase, which produces MKYLKLIRYQNLLMLALMQLLFRYAFLNYQNIPLALNDWQYFLLVFATVMIAAGGYVINNIMDQATDNDNKPNQVVVGKSISETNAYNVYFVCTVLGVGAGFYLSNVIAKPGFAAIFIIISATLYLYATSLKQILLIGNFIVASLLAFSVLIIGIFDLLPVINPGNRIIMADLFSILLDYAIFAFVINFIREIVKDLEDVNGDYNQGMNTLPIALGISRTSKLVLALSLIPLVMVIFYIKNYFFAFDLYLATIYALIGIVAPLIYFAVKMVDAKKSQDFHHLSTVLKLIILSGLFSIAIVTYNILHHA; this is translated from the coding sequence ATGAAATACCTCAAATTAATACGTTACCAAAACCTGTTGATGCTTGCTTTGATGCAATTGCTTTTTCGATATGCCTTTTTAAATTACCAAAATATTCCTTTGGCACTTAATGACTGGCAATACTTTTTATTGGTATTTGCAACGGTTATGATTGCTGCTGGGGGTTATGTCATCAATAACATTATGGATCAGGCAACCGACAATGACAACAAACCCAATCAGGTTGTTGTTGGAAAAAGCATATCCGAAACCAATGCTTACAATGTTTATTTTGTTTGTACCGTTTTGGGAGTTGGCGCTGGATTCTATTTATCAAATGTAATTGCGAAACCAGGGTTTGCGGCTATTTTTATTATTATTTCGGCAACCTTGTATCTTTATGCGACCAGCTTGAAACAAATTTTACTTATAGGAAACTTTATTGTGGCATCTTTGTTGGCTTTCAGCGTACTGATAATTGGGATTTTCGACCTATTACCAGTTATCAATCCTGGAAACCGAATCATTATGGCCGACTTGTTTTCTATCCTTTTGGACTATGCAATATTTGCCTTTGTCATTAATTTTATTAGAGAAATTGTAAAAGATCTCGAAGATGTGAATGGCGATTACAATCAGGGAATGAATACATTACCCATTGCTTTAGGCATCAGCAGAACATCAAAATTAGTGTTAGCTTTGAGTTTGATTCCATTGGTTATGGTAATATTCTACATCAAAAACTACTTTTTTGCATTCGATTTATACTTAGCAACAATATATGCCTTAATAGGTATTGTAGCTCCATTAATTTATTTTGCTGTAAAAATGGTAGATGCCAAAAAGAGCCAGGATTTTCATCATTTGAGTACTGTCTTAAAACTTATTATTTTATCTGGATTGTTCTCAATTGCGATTGTTACCTATAATATTTTACACCATGCTTAA
- a CDS encoding Maf-like protein, translated as MLKEKLKNYKLILASGSPRRQQFFKDLDLDFEIRLKEIEEIFPPELKAEEITNYLAQLKASAFEGELQNNEILITSDTIVWHKNCALGKPKDHQDAFEILKSLSNATHEVITSVCFKTNLSSNLIYETTKVTFNALTDEAILYYLENYKPYDKAGAYGIQEWIGFIGVSKIEGSYANVMGMPTDKVYDYLSNL; from the coding sequence ATGCTTAAAGAAAAACTCAAAAACTACAAACTTATATTAGCTTCCGGTTCTCCAAGAAGACAACAATTTTTTAAGGATTTGGACTTGGATTTTGAAATTCGGCTTAAAGAAATCGAAGAAATTTTCCCACCCGAATTGAAAGCAGAGGAAATCACTAACTATCTCGCACAACTGAAAGCCAGCGCTTTTGAAGGTGAATTGCAAAACAATGAAATTTTAATCACGAGTGACACTATTGTTTGGCACAAAAATTGTGCTTTAGGTAAACCTAAGGACCATCAGGATGCTTTTGAAATATTGAAATCGTTATCAAATGCGACGCACGAAGTAATAACTTCGGTCTGTTTCAAGACAAATTTATCTTCAAATTTGATATACGAGACAACAAAAGTTACCTTCAATGCGTTAACTGATGAAGCTATTCTTTATTATTTGGAAAATTATAAACCGTATGATAAAGCAGGAGCTTATGGAATTCAAGAATGGATTGGATTTATTGGAGTTTCAAAAATTGAAGGTTCCTATGCCAATGTTATGGGAATGCCGACAGATAAAGTATATGACTATTTGAGTAATTTATAA
- a CDS encoding mechanosensitive ion channel domain-containing protein has protein sequence MDFFDQYLKEQISTGVLILIVILSRTVVSKLVRRYAKTSQIIERRTNLVIKYINILINILALITLILIWGVQAKDILITLSSIATVIGVAMFAQWSILSNITSGIILFFSFPFKIGDVILIHDKDYLVEGEIEDIGAFHVTIRSKEGEIVIYPNNLFFQKGISIIKKPTNNNNEFTD, from the coding sequence ATGGATTTTTTTGATCAATATCTTAAAGAGCAGATAAGTACTGGAGTATTGATTTTGATTGTCATTTTGTCCCGCACTGTTGTTTCAAAATTAGTGAGACGATATGCAAAGACAAGCCAAATTATTGAACGAAGAACCAATTTAGTTATAAAATACATTAATATCCTTATCAATATTTTGGCTTTAATCACCTTAATATTAATTTGGGGAGTTCAAGCCAAAGATATTCTCATTACACTTTCGTCAATTGCAACGGTGATTGGAGTAGCAATGTTTGCACAATGGTCTATATTGAGTAATATTACATCAGGAATTATTTTATTTTTTTCGTTTCCGTTCAAAATTGGAGACGTTATCTTAATCCATGACAAAGATTATCTTGTGGAAGGCGAAATAGAAGATATTGGTGCTTTTCACGTGACAATCCGCTCAAAAGAAGGAGAAATAGTTATTTATCCTAACAACTTATTCTTTCAAAAAGGAATTTCAATTATTAAAAAACCTACTAACAATAATAATGAATTTACCGATTAA
- a CDS encoding alpha/beta hydrolase: MSTINLTRMNMQYEEDVLKNGFEQITIVQPDDFEGKVTTTLIRKRGSSKATKAILCIHGFNDYFFQDVIAEEFLKKDYHFYALDLRKYGRSILQNHKANNVRDLSEYYEDIDSALAIIREEGSQKIVLYGHSTGGLIITLYASDRKEKALFDVLICNSPFYDFNVPWIQKKTVIPVLSFLGRLNPNITLPIGFSKFYGKSLHKHDFGEWDYNLQWKPHVAPSINAGWINAIHDGHLKIANGISVHKPILILHSIKSVNPKHWDEEMFEGDAILNVNDITEKAKFIDSPHKEVIGFRNAIHDLVLSRKPVRDIVFKTIFEWLDKYSKN, from the coding sequence TTGTCTACAATTAACCTAACCAGAATGAATATGCAATACGAGGAAGATGTTTTGAAAAATGGTTTTGAGCAAATAACGATTGTTCAACCCGATGATTTTGAAGGCAAAGTTACCACTACGCTAATCCGAAAAAGAGGTTCTTCAAAAGCTACTAAAGCCATTTTATGTATTCATGGTTTTAATGATTATTTTTTTCAAGATGTTATAGCTGAAGAATTTTTAAAGAAAGACTATCATTTTTATGCCTTGGATTTAAGGAAATACGGGCGATCTATTCTGCAAAATCATAAGGCAAATAATGTGAGAGACTTATCCGAATATTATGAAGATATTGACAGTGCTTTGGCTATTATTAGAGAAGAGGGAAGTCAAAAAATAGTATTGTACGGTCATTCAACAGGTGGATTGATTATAACTTTATATGCTTCGGATCGAAAAGAGAAGGCACTTTTTGATGTATTGATATGCAATAGTCCTTTCTATGATTTTAATGTGCCTTGGATTCAAAAGAAAACAGTTATTCCTGTGCTTTCCTTTTTGGGGAGATTAAATCCAAATATTACTTTGCCCATCGGATTTTCAAAATTTTATGGTAAAAGTTTGCACAAGCATGATTTTGGGGAATGGGATTACAATTTACAATGGAAACCCCACGTTGCGCCTTCAATCAATGCGGGATGGATAAACGCAATACATGATGGGCATTTGAAAATTGCAAATGGGATTTCAGTTCATAAACCGATTTTAATTTTGCATTCTATTAAATCAGTAAATCCAAAGCATTGGGATGAAGAAATGTTTGAGGGAGATGCTATTTTGAATGTAAATGACATTACCGAAAAAGCAAAATTTATTGATTCTCCCCATAAAGAAGTTATTGGCTTCAGAAATGCTATACACGATTTGGTATTGTCCAGAAAGCCAGTACGGGATATTGTCTTTAAAACTATATTCGAGTGGTTGGATAAGTATTCGAAAAATTAA